The following proteins are co-located in the Enoplosus armatus isolate fEnoArm2 chromosome 8, fEnoArm2.hap1, whole genome shotgun sequence genome:
- the spata2 gene encoding spermatogenesis-associated protein 2 — protein MDAKLKEDLFRRYVTALERRLEEEYTWIGTAPGGDRGRHKDSEALLSTATALLGAYQPDPGQRFRMVRFYEVVENSLRCQRGGNIKSLERAFHTLETICTNLLLFPWKKEFRCIKTFTGPYVYHLQSAISDAELRSLMRTIGYACDHDSQFHLQEHPGGTNHLRQLAFELFLAQAECRLLGEVVALARGSASELEALELRRGCRDDAAGCAEALRRRDSLGADMARLSVRPLDIERPHAHHLRRGSRPSKSVDVTDGAGHWHAAVSKPVLKASLSLRKEPLFVDAEEDMKDEIISPVADFFPIQSPPPADAYTSYHLSSLDEIDLYTERGVGGTGGRQTPSRPASREPREARDGWLLKAHGGVKCQGCGLGCSTMASCQRCDMILCSACHDVDPSPCCGLQDYHPKSPRPLDGYIPVKEKLSVYSNTHSHSHLHPHPLTLTHSHSHPHPHPQMVEKPLMSTKQFPSKSVALTTPKGGSSERLSLGGSRCGFCNKPGASHTCVNCSKVSCDSCMGLYAKDICTRKNPQHSFVPNHQLNFKSGTISHLVYR, from the exons ATGGATGCCAAGCTAAAAGAGGACCTGTTTCGGAGGTATGTGACTGCACTGGAGAGGCGTCTGGAGGAGGAATACACATGGATTGGAACTGCACCAgggggggacagagggagacacaAGGACAGCGAGGCCCTACTCTCGACAGCCACTGCTCTGCTAGGGGCCTACCAGCCAGATCCAGGACAACGTTTCCGGATGGTGCGTTTTTATGAAGTGGTGGAGAATTCTCTCCGCTGCCAGAGGGGGGGCAACATCAAGAGTCTGGAGAGAGCCTTCCACACGTTGGAAACCATCTGCACCAACCTCTTGCTCTTCCCCTGGAAGAAGGAGTTCAGATGTATAAAG ACCTTCACTGGCCCGTACGTGTACCATCTGCAGTCTGCCATTTCTGATGCTGAACTCCGATCTCTAATGCGCACCATCGGCTACGCCTGTGACCATGATTCGCAGTTCCATTTGCAGGAACACCCAGGAGGCACAAATCATCTCCGCCAGTTGGCGTTTGAGCTCTTCCTGGCTCAGGCAGAGTGTCGTCTTCTGGGAGAGGTAGTGGCTCTGGCCCGTGGTTCAGCCTCAGAGCTGGAGGCCCTGGAACTCCGCAGAGGGTGCAGAGATGATGCAGCTGGCTGTGCTGAGGCGCTCCGCAGACGCGACAGCCTTGGGGCAGATATGGCTCGGCTGTCTGTGCGGCCGTTGGATATAGAGAGGCCTCATGCCCACCACCTGAGGCGAGGTAGCCGACCATCTAAGTCTGTGGATGTTACAGATGGGGCTGGTCACTGGCACGCAGCAGTTAGTAAGCCTGTCTTGAAGGCCTCATTGAGTCTGAGGAAGGAGCCTCTGTTTGTGGATGCTGAGGAGGATATGAAGGATGAGATCATCAG CCCTGTTGCGGATTTCTTCCCAATTCAGTCACCTCCCCCAGCGGATGCTTACACATCCTACCACCTGTCCTCTTTGGATGAGATTGACTTGTACACAGAGAGGGGTGTTGGTGGAACGGGAGGAAGGCAGACCCCCTCTCGACCTGCATCCAGAGAGCCTCGGGAGGCAAGGGACGGGTGGCTGCTCAAAGCTCATGGTGGTGTGAAGTGTCAGGGTTGTGGGCTGGGCTGCTCCACTATGGCCTCCTGCCAGAGGTGTGACATGATCCTCTGTTCTGCTTGTCATGATGTGGACCCTTCCCCCTGCTGTGGCCTCCAGGACTACCACCCCAAATCCCCACGACCCCTTGATGGATACATTCCTGTCAAGGAAAAGCTCTCCGTCTACTCTAATACTCACTCCCACTCCCATCTCCATCCACACCCTCTGACACTGACCCACTCCCACTCTCATCCCCACCCTCACCCCCAGATGGTGGAGAAACCCCTCATGTCCACTAAGCAGTTTCCAAGCAAGTCTGTTGCTCTGACAACACCAAAGGGAGGCAGCAGCGAGCGATTAAGCTTGGGGGGATCGCGATGCGGGTTTTGCAACAAGCCAGGTGCATCACACACCTGTGTAAACTGCTCTAAGGTGTCATGTGACTCGTGCATGGGCTTGTATGCAAAGGATATCTGCACGCGAAAGAATCCCCAGCACAGCTTTGTGCCCAACCATCAGCTCAACTTCAAATCTGGCACCATATCTCACCTGGTGTACCGATGA